In a single window of the Nocardiopsis composta genome:
- a CDS encoding TetR/AcrR family transcriptional regulator, producing MLDACAELLDEAGYSELSTTRIAERAGVAIGSVYQFFPDKRAITQALGLRYLDMFSSRVGARIEEGGFGHWSEAVDVIIDEYLDMHRTVPGFRSLHFGDVVDVNLLDSGADNNGVIAMRLRELLTALAGASEGERLDRAVTVAVEAADSVLKLAFRRDPDGDPALIEETKLMLRAYLGRHVD from the coding sequence ATGCTCGACGCCTGCGCCGAGCTGCTCGACGAGGCCGGCTACAGCGAGCTGTCCACCACCCGGATCGCGGAGCGGGCCGGGGTGGCCATCGGGTCGGTCTACCAGTTCTTCCCGGACAAGCGCGCCATCACCCAGGCCCTCGGCCTGCGCTATCTGGACATGTTCAGCTCCCGGGTGGGCGCCCGCATCGAAGAGGGCGGGTTCGGCCATTGGAGCGAGGCCGTCGACGTCATCATCGACGAATACCTCGACATGCACCGCACCGTTCCCGGATTCCGCAGCCTGCATTTCGGCGACGTGGTCGACGTGAACCTGCTCGATTCCGGCGCGGACAACAACGGGGTCATCGCGATGCGCCTGCGCGAGCTGCTCACCGCGCTGGCCGGGGCCTCGGAGGGGGAGCGGCTGGACCGGGCGGTCACCGTCGCGGTGGAGGCCGCCGACTCCGTGCTGAAGCTGGCGTTCCGCCGCGACCCCGACGGCGACCCGGCGCTCATCGAGGAGACCAAGCTGATGCTCCGCGCCTACCTCGGCCGGCACGTGGACTGA
- a CDS encoding WhiB family transcriptional regulator, whose translation MWTAELSLQANCRETDPDALFVQGAAQNRAKLICRGCPVRTECLAEALDNRVEYGVWGGMTERERRALLRRRPDVSSWWDLLESARRQYEGAEAAR comes from the coding sequence ATGTGGACCGCTGAACTGAGTCTCCAGGCCAACTGCCGCGAGACCGATCCCGACGCGCTGTTCGTGCAGGGGGCCGCGCAGAACCGCGCGAAGCTCATCTGCCGCGGCTGCCCGGTGCGCACCGAATGCCTGGCCGAGGCGCTGGACAACCGGGTCGAATACGGCGTCTGGGGCGGCATGACCGAACGGGAGCGGCGGGCGCTGCTGCGCCGCCGCCCCGATGTCTCTTCCTGGTGGGACCTGCTGGAGAGCGCCCGCCGCCAGTACGAAGGAGCCGAGGCCGCCAGGTAG
- a CDS encoding SPFH domain-containing protein translates to MLPIILILLVFVAILLVIGWRSVCIVPQSMVFVVERFGRHHRDMKSGFNIVVPFVDHIRERIDMRIQVVSFPPQAAITQDNLSVNVDTAVYIRVTNPYNATYKVANFIQAVEQLASATLRNVVGGMDLEQTLTSRDQINRELRSVLDDATEEWGIEVSRVELKAIEPPESVQEAMEKQMRADRDKRAEILSAEGLKQAAILRAEGEQSAAVLRARGEADAEMIAAKAEADAKTLRARGEADAIQMVFKALRNGDVNKDMLAYHYLQKLPEIAQGEANKVWIVPSEMSRAMEGIGDAFGRMKLGETDGAGPGD, encoded by the coding sequence TGCTGGTCTTCGTGGCGATCCTGCTCGTCATCGGCTGGCGCAGCGTGTGCATCGTCCCGCAGTCGATGGTCTTCGTGGTGGAGCGGTTCGGCCGGCACCACCGCGACATGAAATCGGGATTCAACATCGTGGTCCCGTTCGTGGACCACATCCGGGAGCGCATCGACATGCGCATCCAGGTGGTGAGCTTCCCGCCGCAGGCGGCGATCACCCAGGACAACCTTTCCGTCAATGTGGACACCGCGGTCTATATAAGGGTGACCAATCCCTATAACGCCACCTATAAGGTCGCGAACTTCATCCAGGCCGTCGAACAGCTCGCCTCGGCGACGCTGCGCAACGTGGTCGGCGGCATGGACCTGGAGCAGACCCTCACCTCCCGGGACCAGATCAACCGCGAGCTCCGGTCGGTCCTCGACGACGCCACCGAGGAGTGGGGCATCGAGGTCAGCCGGGTCGAGCTCAAGGCCATCGAGCCCCCGGAGTCGGTCCAGGAGGCGATGGAGAAGCAGATGCGCGCCGACCGGGACAAGCGCGCCGAGATCCTCAGCGCGGAGGGCCTGAAGCAGGCGGCCATCCTGCGCGCCGAGGGTGAGCAGTCCGCCGCGGTGCTCCGGGCCCGCGGTGAGGCCGACGCGGAGATGATCGCCGCCAAGGCGGAGGCCGACGCCAAGACGCTGCGGGCCCGCGGTGAGGCCGACGCCATCCAGATGGTGTTCAAGGCGCTGCGCAACGGCGACGTCAACAAGGACATGCTCGCCTACCACTACCTGCAGAAGCTCCCGGAGATCGCGCAGGGCGAGGCGAACAAGGTGTGGATCGTCCCCTCGGAGATGTCCCGGGCCATGGAGGGGATCGGTGACGCGTTCGGTCGGATGAAGCTCGGGGAGACCGACGGGGCCGGGCCCGGGGACTAG
- a CDS encoding HD domain-containing protein — MTEPAPVFTGGVDHERLTSQLRFILETDKLKRILRRNLLVDGSRRENDAEHSWHLALTARIFAEYAPEGTDIDRVVEMLVLHDIVEIDAGDTFVYDSEGAATQAERERAAADRIFAILPEDQAARTRALWEEFEARATPEARFAKAVDRLAPMLANWHTEGGTWVRNGVSRAQVMEKVKIIAEGSEALGAYAAALIEDADRRGYFR; from the coding sequence GTGACGGAACCGGCACCGGTGTTCACCGGCGGGGTCGACCACGAACGACTCACGTCCCAGCTCCGGTTCATCCTGGAGACGGACAAGCTCAAGCGTATTCTCCGGCGGAATCTGCTGGTCGACGGCTCACGGAGGGAGAACGACGCCGAGCATTCCTGGCACCTCGCGCTGACCGCGCGGATCTTCGCCGAGTACGCGCCGGAGGGCACCGACATCGACCGGGTCGTGGAGATGCTGGTGCTCCACGACATCGTGGAGATCGACGCCGGCGACACGTTCGTCTACGACAGCGAGGGCGCCGCCACCCAGGCCGAGCGGGAGCGGGCCGCCGCCGACCGGATCTTCGCGATCCTCCCCGAGGACCAGGCCGCGCGGACCCGGGCGCTGTGGGAGGAGTTCGAGGCCCGCGCCACCCCCGAGGCCCGGTTCGCCAAGGCCGTGGACCGGCTGGCGCCGATGCTGGCCAACTGGCACACCGAGGGCGGCACCTGGGTGCGCAACGGGGTCAGCCGCGCCCAGGTGATGGAGAAGGTCAAGATCATCGCGGAGGGCTCGGAGGCGCTGGGCGCCTACGCGGCCGCGCTGATCGAGGACGCCGACCGGCGGGGCTACTTCCGCTGA
- a CDS encoding GH1 family beta-glucosidase encodes MSPSGPQSVPRFPGGFLWGAATASHQVEGGAEERGRSIWDAFAAEPGRIAGGATARTACDHYRRYPEDVALMARLGLNAYRFSLSWPRILPAGRGAVSGTGAGFYDRLIDRLLEAGIEPVPTLYHWDLPQPLEDEGGWLSRGTADAFAEYTAAALDRYGDRVRRWGTLNEPFVHMAFGYAFGVHAPGKALLAGALPAAHHQLLAHARAAALIRAAGREALLVNNLTPVRPLPGGGEAAAAAARAYDALHNRLFLDPLLLGAYPELPDGWDGPLTGAVHPGDLAEIRGSADALGVNYYNPTLIAPPGPEDGLPFAMPPYTDAFPDVPTTRFGWPVVPDGLHELLTGLRERYGAALPPLLVTENGCSYDDAPDAGGRVADPERIAYLDGHLRALARAAAGGVDVRGYFAWSLLDNFEWAEGYTQRFGLVHVDFDSGERTPKDSFEWYRAWIERARAHDAERTRP; translated from the coding sequence GTGAGCCCGTCCGGACCGCAGAGCGTCCCGCGATTCCCCGGCGGTTTCCTGTGGGGCGCCGCGACCGCCTCGCACCAGGTGGAAGGGGGCGCAGAGGAGCGCGGCCGGTCCATCTGGGACGCCTTCGCCGCCGAACCGGGCCGGATCGCCGGCGGGGCCACCGCGCGCACCGCCTGCGACCACTACCGCCGCTACCCCGAGGACGTCGCGCTGATGGCGCGGCTGGGGCTGAACGCCTACCGGTTCTCGCTGTCCTGGCCGCGGATCCTGCCCGCCGGGCGGGGCGCGGTCAGCGGTACCGGCGCCGGCTTCTACGACCGGCTCATCGACCGGCTGCTGGAGGCGGGCATCGAACCGGTGCCCACCCTCTACCACTGGGACCTGCCGCAGCCGCTGGAGGACGAGGGCGGCTGGCTGTCCCGCGGCACCGCCGACGCGTTCGCCGAGTACACCGCGGCCGCACTGGACCGCTACGGCGACCGGGTGCGGCGGTGGGGCACGCTCAACGAGCCGTTCGTGCACATGGCCTTCGGGTACGCCTTCGGTGTGCACGCACCGGGGAAGGCGCTGCTGGCCGGCGCGCTTCCGGCCGCCCACCACCAGCTGCTGGCGCACGCCCGCGCCGCGGCGCTGATCCGCGCCGCCGGCCGGGAGGCGCTGCTGGTGAACAACCTGACCCCGGTGCGGCCGCTGCCCGGCGGCGGGGAGGCGGCCGCGGCGGCCGCCCGAGCCTACGACGCCCTGCACAACCGGCTCTTCCTCGACCCGCTACTGCTCGGCGCCTACCCGGAGCTCCCCGACGGCTGGGACGGGCCGCTCACCGGGGCGGTGCACCCCGGCGACCTGGCGGAGATCCGCGGCTCGGCCGACGCGCTGGGCGTCAACTACTACAACCCGACCCTGATCGCGCCGCCTGGGCCGGAGGACGGCCTGCCGTTCGCGATGCCGCCCTACACCGACGCCTTCCCGGACGTCCCGACCACCCGCTTCGGCTGGCCGGTGGTCCCCGACGGGCTGCACGAGCTGCTCACCGGGCTCCGGGAGCGCTACGGCGCGGCGCTGCCGCCGCTCCTGGTCACCGAGAACGGCTGCTCCTACGACGACGCCCCGGACGCCGGCGGCCGCGTCGCCGACCCGGAGCGCATCGCCTACCTCGACGGCCACCTGCGCGCACTGGCCCGCGCCGCCGCCGGCGGGGTGGACGTGCGCGGCTACTTCGCCTGGTCGCTGCTGGACAACTTCGAGTGGGCCGAGGGCTACACCCAGCGGTTCGGCCTGGTGCACGTCGACTTCGACAGCGGCGAGCGCACCCCCAAGGACTCCTTCGAGTGGTACCGGGCCTGGATCGAGCGGGCCCGGGCCCATGACGCGGAAAGGACGCGGCCATGA
- a CDS encoding sulfite exporter TauE/SafE family protein has translation MELWEALAILVAGMGAGAINAVVGSGTLFTFPVLLALGYPPVTATISNSIGLAPGSLSSAIGYRRELRGQRRRVLRFGAMSLLGAVTGGTLLINLPSEVFERVVPVLIGFACVLIIAQPRIAAWARSRRAATRPDGGPLLPIGVYSAGVYAGYFAAAQGIILLSMLGTALDESIQRINALKNALAFVVNATAALFYIVFADPAWAAVGLIAGGSVLGGYAGASLGRRLRPGVLRAVVVVVGLVAVVQLVVQF, from the coding sequence ATGGAACTGTGGGAAGCGCTCGCGATCCTGGTCGCGGGCATGGGAGCCGGCGCGATCAACGCGGTCGTGGGGTCGGGGACGCTGTTCACCTTCCCGGTGCTGCTCGCCCTGGGGTACCCGCCGGTGACCGCCACCATCTCGAACAGCATCGGGCTGGCGCCCGGCTCGCTGAGCAGTGCCATCGGCTACCGGCGCGAACTGCGCGGCCAGCGCCGCCGGGTGCTGCGCTTCGGCGCGATGTCGCTGCTGGGCGCGGTCACCGGCGGCACGCTGCTGATCAACCTCCCCTCGGAGGTGTTCGAGCGGGTGGTGCCGGTGCTGATCGGCTTCGCCTGCGTGCTGATCATCGCCCAGCCGCGGATCGCCGCCTGGGCGCGGTCCCGCCGGGCCGCCACCCGCCCCGACGGCGGCCCGCTGCTGCCCATCGGGGTGTACAGCGCCGGGGTGTACGCCGGCTACTTCGCGGCCGCCCAGGGCATCATCCTGCTCAGCATGCTCGGCACCGCGCTGGACGAGAGCATCCAGCGGATCAACGCGCTGAAGAACGCGCTGGCGTTCGTCGTCAACGCCACCGCGGCCCTCTTCTACATCGTCTTCGCCGACCCGGCCTGGGCCGCGGTGGGGCTGATCGCCGGCGGGTCGGTGCTCGGCGGCTACGCGGGCGCGAGCCTGGGCCGCCGGCTCCGCCCCGGGGTGCTGCGCGCCGTGGTCGTCGTGGTCGGGCTGGTCGCGGTCGTGCAGCTGGTGGTGCAGTTCTGA
- a CDS encoding FAD-dependent oxidoreductase, which translates to MNARPRLVVVGGDAAGMSAASQARRRMGPEDLEIVALERGSHTSYSACGIPYLVGKTVPSPEDLIARTPAVFWRDHAIEARTGTEVTAIDTERREVTATGPGGAYTERYDRLVIATGARPYRPDLPGFDAYGVFGVQTLDDGTEVSAFLERHAPHRAVVVGGGYIGLEMAEAFLTRGLEVTVVDSGPEPMGTLDPDMGALVRGAMEEMGVAVRTGERATAVAVDGGRVRAVHTDAGGEYPADIVCLGLGVRPDDRLARDAGLEIGPTGGVKVDARMRTSVPDVWAAGDCVEVFHRVSRAPAAIALGTHANKQGRVAGIDIGGGYARFEGVVGTAVTKICAVEVARTGLNEAEAEAAGFAYETVVMTSDSRAGYYPGAQPMRLKLIAERDTGRLLGGQIVGRENAAKRIDVLATALWNGMDVLDMSGMDLGYAPPFSPVWDPVLIAARKLAERVHG; encoded by the coding sequence ATGAACGCCCGGCCACGCCTCGTCGTCGTCGGCGGCGACGCGGCGGGCATGAGCGCGGCCTCCCAGGCACGCCGCCGGATGGGCCCGGAGGACCTGGAGATCGTCGCCCTGGAACGAGGCTCCCACACGTCCTACTCCGCATGCGGCATCCCCTACCTGGTCGGGAAAACCGTACCCAGTCCGGAGGACCTGATCGCCCGCACCCCCGCCGTCTTCTGGCGGGACCACGCCATCGAGGCGCGCACCGGGACCGAGGTCACCGCGATCGACACCGAGCGCCGCGAGGTCACCGCGACCGGCCCGGGCGGCGCCTACACCGAGCGCTACGACCGGCTGGTGATCGCCACCGGAGCCCGCCCGTACCGTCCTGACCTGCCCGGATTCGACGCCTACGGGGTTTTCGGGGTGCAGACCCTGGACGACGGCACCGAGGTCTCGGCCTTCCTGGAGCGGCACGCGCCGCACCGGGCCGTGGTGGTCGGCGGCGGCTACATCGGGCTGGAGATGGCCGAGGCGTTCCTCACACGCGGCCTGGAGGTCACCGTGGTCGACTCCGGGCCCGAGCCGATGGGCACCCTCGACCCGGACATGGGCGCCCTGGTGCGCGGGGCGATGGAGGAGATGGGCGTCGCGGTGCGCACCGGGGAGCGGGCCACCGCGGTCGCGGTCGACGGCGGCCGGGTGCGCGCGGTGCACACCGACGCCGGCGGCGAGTACCCCGCCGACATCGTCTGCCTGGGCCTGGGCGTGCGCCCGGACGACCGGCTGGCCCGGGACGCCGGCCTGGAGATCGGCCCCACCGGCGGTGTCAAGGTGGACGCCCGGATGCGCACCTCGGTACCGGACGTGTGGGCCGCCGGGGACTGCGTGGAGGTGTTCCACCGGGTCAGCAGGGCGCCGGCGGCGATCGCGCTGGGCACGCACGCCAACAAGCAGGGCCGGGTCGCCGGCATCGACATCGGCGGCGGCTACGCCCGCTTCGAGGGGGTGGTGGGCACCGCCGTCACCAAGATCTGCGCGGTGGAGGTGGCGCGCACCGGCCTGAACGAGGCCGAGGCCGAGGCGGCCGGGTTCGCCTACGAGACGGTGGTGATGACCTCGGACTCCCGGGCCGGCTACTACCCGGGGGCGCAGCCGATGAGGCTGAAGCTGATCGCCGAGCGGGACACCGGCCGGCTGCTGGGCGGCCAGATCGTCGGCCGGGAGAACGCGGCCAAGCGGATCGACGTGCTCGCCACCGCGCTCTGGAACGGCATGGACGTGCTCGACATGAGCGGCATGGACCTCGGCTACGCCCCGCCGTTCTCGCCGGTCTGGGACCCGGTGCTGATCGCCGCCCGCAAACTCGCCGAGCGGGTGCACGGCTGA